The Sulfolobus islandicus Y.N.15.51 sequence AATCTTTCCCTTTATATACATGATAGTATTAGGAGATAATTCTGTAAATCTAATTCGAAAACTAGTTAAAATATACTCATTACCACTATCGTCAATAGCAAGATACTTTACTGGGATTGTAAATGGCTTAATTAGTTTAGCAATTCTTATATGGCCATCAAATTCCTTTATCTCCTTGACTTGACCGAATTCTTCGCATTGGACAATTTTAAATGTATATCCTTGTCCTTCAAAAGTACCTTCTAGAACTCTTTTACTTTTCAAAAGTTTGAACGAAGAATAATCTAGAGTCTCTATTTCAGAGTCTTCAACAGTAAGCAATGGTCTAGTAATCCCTTTTTTTCTTAACTCCTCTAACATGTGATAATGTTCTGGTTTAAAGCTCAGTAAATCCATGTCATTACCTTTACCTAAATATAAATAGCTCCCCGTGATTCCTACCTCTCTATCAAAAAAGCTCAAGAATTCTCTTAGCTTATTATCAAATACTTTAAAGTTAAACGGATCTAGGATTTCACTTTCATTTAAGGGAACTAAAGGCACACTAAAGCCTATCTCATCAATATATTTTAATAAATTGCTGAATTTACTTCTAACTATTTCTAGTGCATCGTTAAGTCTCTTTATCTTTATACCATCAACTAGTCTAGGTAGTGCAACAGCATACCCATCTGGATGATAACAGCCTTTAACACTCCATATGACATTTTTATATTTTAGGAAATAACCTTCAACTACCTTATTCATTAGTTAACTTTTTAATAATCATGGCTTATCAACATTACGATTTGAAGATCACCATAGTGGGAGGAGGAATAGTAGGTAGTTCTATTTATAGAATGTTAAAGAAAAATGGAATTGAAGTACGATTAATTGATCCTAAGGTAAAAAGGCCATTTCCAAGCCTGATTCACTCATTGTTGCTAAAGGAAAAAGATATTGAGTTAGCCAAATTATCTTTAAATTTTTATAAAAAATTCAACATCCCCTATTATCCTTATAAATCTTATACTTTAGGTAAAATTAGTCCCTCTATAGTAGATTCGTGGATCTCTGCAGGCGTTAATATTAACATAAAATACGTGAATTGGATAGATGATGAAACTATTGAGGCTATCGGTGGAGATGGATTAGTATCTATTGGAAGTTTAATAAGATATACAGAAAAGATTGTATATCATTCTAATATTTTCATTAACAAAGGTAAAGGTTTCATTAAGATTAATGATAAATTATATGAAAGTGACTTGATAATTCTCTCAGCTGGAGCATGGAGTAAATATTTAGTTAATGTTAAACTTCCCGTAAAGACTTACTACTGTTGGGCTTCACTATTTCTAAGTAGAAAAAAAGAAGTAGGATCTAATATAATATATGATTATGTTAATAATTTCTATTCAAGGCCCGTTATAGGACTTGGATTGCCCTTTGCTATCATGGGAGATGGGAAAGTTATAGAAGCCACTCCCTTTCAGCAAAATATCTGCATAGAAGATAAGAATGAGGTTTCATCCAGAATTTCTAGGAGGTTAGGAGAAGTTAAGGAATTATACACTTCTGGTAATTTCTGTGAAGCTACACCAGACATGAGACCTGCATACGGGAAAATAGCTGAGAACGTGTATTACATTGGTGGATTCAACGGGTATGGTGCTGAAGTAGGACCAGGATTAGCTAACATCCTTGTAGAAGAGATCTTATCTAAAAAAGAGGACACTTATTTTAAAGAATATAAATTGGAGAGGTTTAATGAATATAATGACGATTTCGAAATAGGACAAGAACCTCATGAATTATAGATTTTTAAATGAGCTTCTATTATTTCGTCCTCGCTTACCGCAAACTTACTAATTTCTAAGTGAGCCCTCTGTTTCTCTCTGCATCTAGTGCAATCATATAATATCCACGCCCCCAAAAACTCATCGCCATAATAATATTTAATTCCCCTCCATCCTTTTTTAGCAATCAAATGATTGGCTACTTTTTCGCTCATGGTTTGAAATGCTACCATTTTCTCTAATTTTATATAATATGTAGAATAATACTTGAAGTACTTTGCGTGTATAAGTACCGAAAACGGCGTATAAAATTCGTCTATATCACTAACCTTAACTGTTTGCACAATGTTTTTATTATCAACGTATACTGCTACGTTTCTATAATCTTGAAATAGATCTTCTAAATATGACCAAGGAGGAGCTTGTGATCCTACTAACCATGATATCATAGTTAGCAGAGTTTTTAACTGGAAATAAAAAATTACTTCATAAGTGATGAAGTGACGGTTTTCTGAGTCGTGAAGACCATTCCCCTCACTGAGGCAGATATTATATGAGATCGAAATTAATGTTCATTAACGATATAGAAAAATTAGCCAAAAGAGTAGAAGAATCGTATGGAGGGGTAGAACTAGATGATATAATACAAAGATTAATAAATTTTTATGAATTAGGATTTACAAATATTAACCACTCTAGTATTCAACTAATATTGTCTGCTTACTTTAAGAGTCTAGGCTACAGAGTATTCGTAGAATATGAGAGGAAGGGAAGACTACTCGATCTTTACGTTAGTGATGAAGATATGGGAATTGAAGTAGAATATGGATATATACCTAATTCAAATGCCATAGATGCTGAGGAGTACCTAAAAAGTAGAATTTCGTTGAAAATTTTGAGGTATAGTACTCTATCCTCGAAATTCTATATTGCAGTGCCATCCTTTTATATACCCCCCATCCCTGATGAATTAATAGTTGATATAAAAGATAAGACAAAACTAAGGAGAATACTTGAACTAATTGGAAAATTTCATAAGACTAATGATATAATGTTGAATGATGCCAAATTGGCTAAAATTAATGGTATAATATCTGTAGATGTTAGCAACTTAAGTATAAGTATAATCGATATTAGTAAGTATAAACAGCTAAAAGACTTTTATAAATAGATAAAGAACTAGGAACGACAAAAATGGCACCGAAATATTGTCATCAATATACGGTAAGACTTCAGCAATTGTGGCAATAATCCCAGCTATTAAACCGGGTATATTCAGTAGATAATAACCAACTACTGTGCAGAATATTAACATCCCTAATGATCCCCAAAACCCCTTAACTCTTCTCTTATACACAAAATTTCTTATTATTCCGGTTATACCATCCCCGAAAGACATGAAAATTAAGGGGAGAATAGCAACGTAAATCAGACTTGCATTAGTCCAATAATTATGATCTAACAAGAACATCAACAAAAGAATTGTTCCGAAGGAGAATGCAAAGAATACCTCACCTAGATTTTCTCTATCCATAAACCATCTCATCTCCTTTCTTAGTACTCTTATGGCTATTAAGTACACCATAAGGAGATAAGATGTGACTATTGGTACTAATGGAGAGTTAAAAACGTATGGAGATAGTACTGCAACAATGCCTCCTCCTAACATATGTATCGCCTTTCTGCTTACATAGGCTCCGAATATTTGTGAAATCAGTTTAGAGATATACAGAACAACAATAACTACCCAGAGACTTAATACTATTCCCCAAGTGACATCATTAATAGTAAATAACATCCATAAAAATAGGCGATGAAACCTTATAAAAATTAATCCATAATAATCAAATTATGCAATTATACAGATACTCGTTTAAGGACGGATATTTAGTTCCAGATGAAAATGGCGACGTTACAGTATTCGTGGAAGGAAATTTAATCTCAATAGTTGATAAAAACGGCAATAAGATAGAAGGTGTTAGATTTAAGTATTTGGGTAACGAATCTGTCTCCCTGAAGAAACTTCGGTATTTGGCTAAATTTGTTAACATAGAGGTAAACGAAGATGTTCTTATGGTTTACCCTACATTAAGACAAAGAACTCTTGCCATAAACAAGCTTATGGGCGAAGTATTTGAAGTGTTCATCCATAATCTCTTAATATCGAAAAATTATAGGGTAAAAAGACAAAACGAAATCTATCCTTCGCTCCATAATTTCACTCTTACTAGATGGCATAATAGGCCAGACTTTATAATAGAAGATAAAGTTGTGATTGAGGCTAAGATACGCAAAAATGATTATCTCCAGACTCTAGAATATTCTAAATATTTCAAGTATGGCATGGTGGTATTTCCATTTACTGGAGAGTGTAGAGTACCTAAAGGTTGGATTTGCGTATTTCATACGATAAAGGATCAGTCTAGATTCTACTCTCTTCTTGAAAATTTATTATCTAGAGTTAAGTAGTTGGTATATGGAAATTGGGACTCCCTTATTTGAGGGTTCAAAGAAGATTCTTCTACTTGGGAGTGGAGAGTTAGGAAAGGAAATGGCTATTGAGGCACAAAGAATGGGGTTAGAAGTTATTACTGTGGATAGATATGATTTAGCTCCTGCAATGCATGTCGCACATAGAAAGTACGTAATAGATATGATGAACCCAAACGCTGTTAAGGCAGTTGTGAAAAGGGAAAATCCGGATGCAATTATAGCCGAAATAGAGGCAATTAATACTGATGCACTAGTTGATCTTGAAAGCAATGGTTTTAGAGTAATTCCTAATGCAAATGCAGTGAAGGCATGCATGAATAGAATTGAATTGAGGAGGTTTGCTACGGAAAAACTAGCCCTTCCAACTACAAAGTACGCATTTGCAGAAAATGAAGAAGAGGCAAAACATGCTTGCAAGGATATAGGTTTTCCTTGCTTAATTAAACCAGAGATGAGCTCTAGTGGTCATGGCCATGTACTAGTTAATAAGATTGATGACGTGGAAGAAGCTTATAGGGAGTCAGTATCTCATGCTAGAGGTAAGGGTAGAAGAGTTATAGTAGAAGAGTTCGTAAAGATAGATACTGAGTTAACAGTATTAACGTATAGATACTATTCGAATTCTGGTAGCATAATAACTAAGACTATAGAACCGATAGAACATAAAAGGCCAAGTTACTATTATGTTGAATCTTGGCACCCTTCTACAGTAAGTCGAGAAGTGAAAGAGACTGCTAGGGGAATTGCGCAAAAAGTTGTAGAGGAATTAGGAGGTTTAGGGATATATGGTGTTGAGATAATAGTAAGCGGAAATAGGATTCTCTTTAGCGAAGTAGCACCTAGACCACATGATACTGGATTAGTTACATTAGCTAGTAGTGATATAAACGAATTTCAAATTCATGTTAGAAGCGCAATAGGTCTACCAATTCCAGAAGTTAAGTTAGTCTCTCCAGCGGCTTCTCATGTAATTTTAGCACAAACTGAAAATGTTTGGGGACCTAAATTTATTAACGTGGAGAAGGCAATGGAGATCCCAGGAGTGCAAGTTAGGTTGTTCGGAAAACCTGTTACATATGAAAAGAGAAGGATGGGTATAGTGCTGGCAACTGGAAATAGTGTAGAAGAAGCAATAGAAAAGGTCAGAAAGGCGTCATCAATAATATTAGTTAAATGAATGTATCTTCTTTATTCGATCGATAGTGCTTCTTATTTTCTCCATAACAAACTGTGATGATTTAGTAGAGAAGGGATCATGGAGAGTTTCATACTCTAAGTCGTATATTCCCGCAATCTCAGCTATTGAAATTGTCCAAATTCTAGCAGTCGCATCATAGTTATATCCACCTCCTCCCAACATTATAAGCCTACCACTGGAGTACTTATGGGCTAGATGATGGACCTTTGTTACCACATCTAAATAACCATGGGTGGATAATTTTAACTCAACTAAAGGATCGTTAAAATATGAATCACCGCCCGTTATGAGGATAATAAGCTCTGGTTTATATCTTTCTATAACGGGGATTACTATCTCGTCAAATGCTAAAAGATAACCATCATCTCCAGTACCAGGTGGTAGAGGAATATTAATAGTATAACCTTCTCCTTTTCCTACTCCAATCTCGTTCACATCCCCGCTACCCGGGAAGAAGTTAGGATGAAACATATGCAGGGAAATTTTCAAAACCTTATCATCATCAATTAATAGTTCTTGTGTACCATCAGCATGATGACCATCTATATCAACTATTGCTATTTTTGAAAAGGAATTCTCACCTAATTTTGCTATGAGAGCAACATCGTTAAATACACAGAAACCAGCAGCTCTATTTCTCTTTGCGTGATGAAAACCCCCACCAATATTGATCGCGTGGTTAAACTCCCCACCCTTTATTAATTCTAATGCCTTTACACTACCACTTATCCTTATTAATGCAGCCTCATATATACCCTTAAATGCAGGAGTATCTCCATCATCTAAATATCCTTGACCTTCCTTGCTCTTATATTTTACAAATTCTATATATTCTTTGGAGTGGACTAACTGAAGAACCTCTTCTGATATCGGCTTAGGTTCAATCAATGTGATGAAATGAAACGCACTTCTTTCTTCCAGCAATCTCTTAGTCATACTTTCTCTTAATGATTTAAATGGATGATAGTCTGGGAAGGAGTAGTTATAGTATTCATCTGTCCATATAAAAGCCGTTTTATGCAAAGTATATCACTACTTTTTTATTTTTCAATTTAAAATACTTATCTAGTATGATAGATAGCACACTCATCACAAAGCCACAATATATTGCACATAGTATGGATAAATTGAGTGATATTATTTCTAAGATGAAAGAGAACAAAATGTGGACCGTACCCGTTATTAAGGATAGAAAATTATTAGGTTTAATCTCTTATAAGGATCTTCTTTCTAGAAGGGTGAGTTTAGAGACTAAAGCGATAAATGTTATGAATCCCAGTGTTACCGTACAAATTGATGAGGATATTAATAGATTAATTGCAAAATTTTACACTACCAAGGCAAGAGTGATACCAGTAGTAAATGAGAAGAAGGAATTTATTGGATTTGTAACAAGAGAGTCATTACTCTCATACTTATTGAAAGCTGATGAAATCCCAGAAAATAAAACTGCAAGGGAATACATGACCTCTCCAGCAACAACTATAGATGAAAATGACTCTATAGCTAGGGCTAGATGGGTAATGATAAGAGATAATATAAGCAGATTACCAGCTACTAAAGAGTATAGACTAACTGGAATCATAAGTGCAAGAGATATAGTTGATGCTTTGTATAGTGTAAGTGGAAGGAAAAGAGAGTCGATAATGAAAGATGAGGAAAGAGTTATGGCAATGCCAGTTAAAGAAATTATGAAGTACCCAGTCATAACAGCTAATGGAAAGGAACCGTTACCAGATGTAGTAGAAAAATTACTTAAATTTAGAATTTCTGGAATGCCTGTTATGGAAGGTGATAGGTTAAGTGGCGTAATAAGTGGGCTAGATATTATTAAGGCAGTAGCTGAAAAAATGCAACTATCAATACCAATTGAAGCTAAAATACCTCAAGAGCTAAAATCGAACCTTGATTTTAAGGCAAACATAGATGATATACTTGAAAGATATTTGAGCAAAATAGAAAGACTAACAGAAGTTATAAACTTTAAAGTATCGTTCAAGGAAGAAATGAGGAGTAGCGTAGGAAATAAAAAACTATATACTGCAATGGTAAGAGTAACTACTAAAATAGGCGATTATGTAGCTAAAGATACAGATTGGGAACCAATAGTTGCGTTAAAGAACGCTGTGGAAAAGATAGAGGAAAGAATATTAAGAAAACTAAGAAAAATAGAAGAGAGTAACAAAAAAGGAATTAAGGCAGAAGAGGCTTGAAAATTGGAGTAATACAACCCTTAGAAGTTAAGTCAGCAATTTTATTAGTTGAAAAGGCACTAAAGGAGGGAGCAGAGCTAGTATTATTACCAGAAAAATGGACAAAAAATATAGATGACGTACCATTAGTTGAATTTCAGAAATTGGCTAAAAGATACACTGCTTATATTTTACCTGGGGCATTTGAAGATGGAGTATCGGTAATTACTCCAATAATTGACGATAGTGGAAACCTAAAAGGAATAGCAAAGAAGATTCATCTATTTAATGAAGAAAAATTGAGACTTATTCCAGGTAATGAAGCCGTTCTCTTTACTTATAGAGGGATAAGGTTCGGAATTTTAATATGTTATGATATAGACTTTCCTGAAGTAGCCAGAGAATTGTTTTCTAAAGGAGTCGAGATAATTTTGGTACCCTCCAAAGTAAGAGGCAATGGTCTAGATATTTGGAATGAATTCCTTAGAATAAGAGTCTTAGAAAATAGGATAGGAATAGTAAACGCAAATGTCTATAATCCACCAGATTTCCCTGGAAGGAGCGTGGCAATTGTTCCAGAACAGAGACAAGACGGGATTGTGATACCCAAAGTAGTAGGAGTATTAGGAAGTGAAGAAGGCTATATGATAGTTGATATAGATCCCTTAAAATATATGTATCTAAGAGGAGATAGGCTAAAGGAATATGTTAAATTTACGGTTAAAGAGCTATGAGGGAATTTTATAAGCTAAACCTCTTGCCATGTCCTCCTTTAAAATCCTTTTGGATTTATAATCGTAGTATAGCTCAAGCTTAAATCTGGGATGTAAAGTCTCTCCCATAACCACTTTATCATTAGAAGCCTTTCCATTAAGTATCCTAAAATCTAGACTTTCCTCTTCCCTAGTTATTAATACTTCATTTTCATAAGGAAGAACATTCATAGATATAAGAGAAGGAATCAGATAATAGCTACCTGGTAACGCTAGATTTAATAGCACCTCCTTATTAGATGATAGTATTTTACTTACAACATTAGCATCAGTAAATATGTTCCTTTTCCTATTATGTGACTTGATTTTACCGTTTTCAAATTCTATGACAATATCCTCTTCTTCTCTTGAGGCTATCCGATAATCCAACTCTTGAAAACTTCTATACACCATGAATGTAAATCTCATAACTCCCTTTGTTATTAAAGCCTTAGGGGGTATGGTAGAATTATCAACAAATTTTACTTTCGTCTCTTGGCTAATTGGAATTGCGTAATATGGATAATATATAAAATCATCTTCTTTAATGCCTAATGTTTTAGCTGCATTCTTTACAAATAGGGTTCTATCAAACTTGTATTCTTCATATATATTCTTGACTTTAGACTCCAGACTTCTTGCTACATTAGAAATTATATCGTTTTCAAAATATGCATGAATTGCAAAAACTAAATCTAACTTGTTTGCATACTCTTTCGTCAATTCCAAAATTTTTATAAGATTGCTGTACTTTGATAAAAGTTTAAGTGAATCCATCACCAATACTACTTTTTATAACCTAAAATACTTAACGAGATTCAGAAAGCGTTAAAAATCTTAAGAATAGGAGATTTTTGGAAAATCTAAGCTTTCAGCATACTTAGTTAAAACATTATGGTGATGAACGCGCCCTTATCGGATCTTATGAAGAATACCACCGGCACTGATTCTTTCCAGGATTTCTTTCTTAGCATTTAGTCTCATCTTATCCACATCAAAAGTCTTCTCCATAATCCTCATACTCTTCTCTCTAAAGTTTTCACTTACGAATACTCTACTCTCTAGACTCTTGGACTCTATCAGGTCTTCTGGATCATAACCGCTGTTACGAATTCTCAGAATTATTTTACCGCCATTACAATCAATACAGACTCCATTAATTCCATATCTCGAAATTGGATACAATTTATGTTTTGATGAATAGACTTTACCAGAGGGCGTTATGTTGTAAATGGCGTCTAATCCCATTCTTAAGAATCCCGCACACAAATTCTTACCAATTATTGGAAGATCCTCGTAAAGGAACGCTATATATGCTGATACTACTTCTAGATCATCTACGCCCTTTCCTAATAGTATTTTTTTAAATTCATCAGAATAAATTATCGCACTATAGAGTTTCTCAAACATACTTATATTTTTTAAAAAACTAGCCTATAAATATTATCATTATAATATAGTGGACTAGTAAGTATTATTGTGTAAAGCCCCTTTTTAAACGTTATAGATAGAAGAGTCTAGACATGATAGTCACAGTTATAAATCAGAAAGGAGGAGTAGGGAAAACAACTACTTCAGTAAATTTGTCTTACTATTTAAGCAAGGAAAAGAAGACGGGATTACTCGATTTGGATCCGGAAGGAGGCGCCACCATATCTTATGGAATGAAAAGAGAGCTTAAAGAGCTCCCATTGGGTGAAAAAAGTGTTAATATTTTTAATGTAGAAGTATTTCCAGCACATATAGGGCTACTGAAGTTAGAACTAAATGGAGATGTGGAAGAGATTAGTAACAAAATTAAGGAAATAGGAAAACAGTTCGATTTTCTCGTGATAGACACACCACCCAATCTGGGTACCCTAGCCATATCAGCGATGTTGGTTGCCGATAGGATAGTTTCACCAGTTACCCCTCAACCTTTAGCGTTAGAAGCAATAAAGAATCTTGACTCTAGATTGAAGAGTATAGGGAAAAATGCATACTCTTTTACGAATTTTTCAAAGAAGGTAGTTAAGCTTGATAATCTATCATCGGTGAAATTTACGGAAATTATAATACCACCCTCTAGATTATTCATTGAAGCTTCTAGACTTGGAGTTCCTGCGTTAAGATATGAGGAAGTTAGATTAAGGAAACCTAAGCTAGTTATCTATTATCAGAAATTGGCAAAGGTGATTAGTGAATGAGCGAGCTGGATTTTCTATTAAAGAAGAAGAAAAAAAGTGAAGATGCAGAAAAAAGTGTCAACATCAACGAGAGTGTAAAAAAGGAGGAAAGTTTACACGAAGAGGAGAAAATCAAGAATGAGATGTTAAAGTTTATTGAAAGGGATCCGAAAATAGGTGTATGGAGTTATCCCGCATTTTTAGTCCTTCAGTACTTGTATCATACCGTGCCAGGATTTAAAATGAGCAGAACTGCTAAGGAAGCATTAGAAAAAGGATTAAAGGAAATGTACCCTATCCTCTTTGATGTTGCAGAAAAAATTGCAAAAGAGAAATTTAAAGAGTAGTCTACAGTAATATTTCTAGGAAGTATCACCAATCAGGTTTAAATGCTAGAGTGTATCTTTTTGTAACAATTAAGGTGATTAAATGGATATCTGTTTAAAGGCTAGGAATGACGAAGAAGTTTCAAGAGCTCTTAAATTAAATTATAATTGTATTGTATATACTAAACCTTTAAATAATGTACTAACTTTTATACCAGACCAATATATATCCGATATTGATATATTCAGTGAAAATACTATTATAATTACTAATGATGTACAGTTAATTAACAAATTAAAAAATAGAAATATGAAAATTGCATATAGAGTTGATAAACCATCTATGAACATTTTGGAATATAATTATTTTGTAATAGAATTTATACCAAAGAATATTAGAGATCTGAGATTCTATAAAGGTAAAATTTATATAGATAATATTGATAATTTAGACACTTATAGTAAATTAGAAAATCTAAAGATAACTGGAATATTTACTAATAACTTAGATTTTATAGTCGACGTGAAAAAATTATCTCTCTATAGAAAATAAAATTGTATAAAGACTGTGAACTTTTAAGTATAGAAAGGATAGCTATGGGTTGAAGAAAGATGAGTACAGAGTATAGAGTGAAGAGATTAGGTAATTGTATTCAGTTACAATTTAAGATAATAAGAAAATATTTCGTACTGAATCTAATTATGCTCCTCTAAGATTACAAGGAGTAGCAAAAGTCTTAGCGACAAAGAGGTGCTTTGCGGACTACTTCAGAATTGTACAAAAAGTTTCCAGATTATTCAGTTAAGTATTACCTATGGGAAAAGTGAAGCACAAGAGGGACTGGAGCAAATACAACAAGAACGTCATAACTAGGTACAAACCAATGTTCCCCCTCTACCTATTTGAACACTGGTTAGCTAACAGAGGAGAATAGATACGCTAGGACAAAGTATAAACCCCCAAAAAGAGTTCAACGACTTCCTAGCATCCCTACCTTATACAGAAGGAGTATTGAGAGCCCTAGAACAGTTAAAGATCATCCCCACAAGCCCCCAATTATCCCACATGGGAAGACTAAAAAACATTCCCACAAACAAGTGATGAACTAGAAGTAATTGCAGATGCAACGGGAATAAATAAGGAAGGACAATAACAAAATGGGTAGTAAAACCAGAGATTCAAAATTCCTCAAGATCGAGATAGTAATAGATAATAACGAATCCAACGTAATAAACGCTGAGATAACTAGTAACGAGGTTGAGACTGCAGTTAAGATAATCAAGGATCTCCAAGATAAGGGTAAGAAGTTTTATGGAGATAAGGTTTACGATTCTAATGAGGCTTACAAGACCGGGGTCGAGGCTACTCCTAGGCTTCTACTTAAAGCGGTAATCTTGCTAGGCGTAAGGCTGTAATGGAGTTCAAGAAATCGAGTTATAATCGTTGGGAGTTAGGTATTAGGTAGTGGGGTTAAGTCCTTATTCTCTGCGGTAAAGCTTACTTTTGGGGAGTATGTTAGCACAAGTTTTGTAGGTAAAGTGGTTGAGGCCAAGGTTTTGGGCTTACGCGCGGATAGTTCACTTAGCCAATTCTGTAGTCAGTAGGGCTCCAGCTATTGGGGTTGTGAGCTTTAGAATAACGTTGAAATAAATAATAAATTCTCATTATATCATGCCATTCCTAGAACAAATTGAAGATATCAACAAAGCAACAAAGAGGGAAAAATTAAGTAACCGAAAATTTACTTAAATATCAAATCACGTCAGTATATATAGAGAATAACTTTCTCTATGAAATTAGTAGTAATAAAGCAGAAATTAGAATATCTAGAATATATGAAAAATTTTAGATCCACAGAATTTAAATTATTGCTTAGGGATGAGAAATCTATCATAACTGGGATATCCAACATGGTAATTAGTGCATATAAAATACTTAATGATAATATAGTAAACTATGTGATCGAAAAAGGCAAATTTTATTCAAATTAAATCCACATCGATAGTTTCAAAATAGACTCCCTTCTCTTAAAAATTGATTTTTAACATGAAAAAGGGAATATCGTCAATCTTAGGTGCAATTATAATAATACAAATAGTAGTGTTGTCGGCAGGATTAATTCTTTACCTAACTTCATTAAATGCGAAAATGTCTAGTATAGCATACTCGCAAATACATAAAGAACTTCAAAACACACCTATATCCGTAGTTCCCACTTATCAAGGACCAATGATATTTTCAAGTAGTGCGTCCCATTTAACAATAACATATATAATATACCCTAATGGACAAGTGGTCCATACGAATATTCCGATTACGCAGAATGGTGTATATATTAACTTTGCTGGCTATCCATGGAGCATAGTAGTACTTAATGATGGGAATTGGTATAATATTTCTGCAAACGATAGACTAATAGATCCTAATATTACAGCATTAGGAGAAATTAGAATATACGAACCATATAGTTATACGATAAATCAAGGAAAAATAAACTTAAGTTATCTCATAACTCCACCCCTATATGGTAAAAATCTAGATCCCGCAAATTGGAACCTATTATCGGAAAGCCCAGCCTCATATACACCATATGGGATTCAAAACTCAATAATATTTACTCCAGAAAATAGTTCAATTCCAATTGTAGCCAATCTGACTTCAGGATTCCAATACTTTGACATAGCAATTCCTTATGCTAATCAAGTCTTTGTGGGAGTCCTTCAAGGAGCTACACCGGGAATCTATTACACGAAGAACTCACCACAATTCTCCTATTATTTGCCTTTAGAATTCGGTATCTCATATCAAGTAGATTATCTTGTACCACTCTACAACGCAACATTTAAGTATTCAACATGGGTTGATGGCGCCACATATTATGTAACGCTAAGTTACGTAACATATAATATGATTTACTTCATGAAAGAAAACAATTATATAATAAAAAGCTACCAAGGTGAAATACAGCTACTAGGCTATAAATTTCTAGGTTATCTTATAGCATCTAA is a genomic window containing:
- a CDS encoding CBS domain-containing protein, which codes for MIDSTLITKPQYIAHSMDKLSDIISKMKENKMWTVPVIKDRKLLGLISYKDLLSRRVSLETKAINVMNPSVTVQIDEDINRLIAKFYTTKARVIPVVNEKKEFIGFVTRESLLSYLLKADEIPENKTAREYMTSPATTIDENDSIARARWVMIRDNISRLPATKEYRLTGIISARDIVDALYSVSGRKRESIMKDEERVMAMPVKEIMKYPVITANGKEPLPDVVEKLLKFRISGMPVMEGDRLSGVISGLDIIKAVAEKMQLSIPIEAKIPQELKSNLDFKANIDDILERYLSKIERLTEVINFKVSFKEEMRSSVGNKKLYTAMVRVTTKIGDYVAKDTDWEPIVALKNAVEKIEERILRKLRKIEESNKKGIKAEEA
- a CDS encoding carbon-nitrogen hydrolase family protein, producing the protein MKIGVIQPLEVKSAILLVEKALKEGAELVLLPEKWTKNIDDVPLVEFQKLAKRYTAYILPGAFEDGVSVITPIIDDSGNLKGIAKKIHLFNEEKLRLIPGNEAVLFTYRGIRFGILICYDIDFPEVARELFSKGVEIILVPSKVRGNGLDIWNEFLRIRVLENRIGIVNANVYNPPDFPGRSVAIVPEQRQDGIVIPKVVGVLGSEEGYMIVDIDPLKYMYLRGDRLKEYVKFTVKEL
- the purT gene encoding formate-dependent phosphoribosylglycinamide formyltransferase: MEIGTPLFEGSKKILLLGSGELGKEMAIEAQRMGLEVITVDRYDLAPAMHVAHRKYVIDMMNPNAVKAVVKRENPDAIIAEIEAINTDALVDLESNGFRVIPNANAVKACMNRIELRRFATEKLALPTTKYAFAENEEEAKHACKDIGFPCLIKPEMSSSGHGHVLVNKIDDVEEAYRESVSHARGKGRRVIVEEFVKIDTELTVLTYRYYSNSGSIITKTIEPIEHKRPSYYYVESWHPSTVSREVKETARGIAQKVVEELGGLGIYGVEIIVSGNRILFSEVAPRPHDTGLVTLASSDINEFQIHVRSAIGLPIPEVKLVSPAASHVILAQTENVWGPKFINVEKAMEIPGVQVRLFGKPVTYEKRRMGIVLATGNSVEEAIEKVRKASSIILVK
- a CDS encoding FAD-dependent oxidoreductase, with amino-acid sequence MAYQHYDLKITIVGGGIVGSSIYRMLKKNGIEVRLIDPKVKRPFPSLIHSLLLKEKDIELAKLSLNFYKKFNIPYYPYKSYTLGKISPSIVDSWISAGVNINIKYVNWIDDETIEAIGGDGLVSIGSLIRYTEKIVYHSNIFINKGKGFIKINDKLYESDLIILSAGAWSKYLVNVKLPVKTYYCWASLFLSRKKEVGSNIIYDYVNNFYSRPVIGLGLPFAIMGDGKVIEATPFQQNICIEDKNEVSSRISRRLGEVKELYTSGNFCEATPDMRPAYGKIAENVYYIGGFNGYGAEVGPGLANILVEEILSKKEDTYFKEYKLERFNEYNDDFEIGQEPHEL
- a CDS encoding acetoin utilization protein AcuC, with product MHKTAFIWTDEYYNYSFPDYHPFKSLRESMTKRLLEERSAFHFITLIEPKPISEEVLQLVHSKEYIEFVKYKSKEGQGYLDDGDTPAFKGIYEAALIRISGSVKALELIKGGEFNHAINIGGGFHHAKRNRAAGFCVFNDVALIAKLGENSFSKIAIVDIDGHHADGTQELLIDDDKVLKISLHMFHPNFFPGSGDVNEIGVGKGEGYTINIPLPPGTGDDGYLLAFDEIVIPVIERYKPELIILITGGDSYFNDPLVELKLSTHGYLDVVTKVHHLAHKYSSGRLIMLGGGGYNYDATARIWTISIAEIAGIYDLEYETLHDPFSTKSSQFVMEKIRSTIDRIKKIHSFN
- the segC gene encoding SegC family DNA-binding protein; the encoded protein is MFEKLYSAIIYSDEFKKILLGKGVDDLEVVSAYIAFLYEDLPIIGKNLCAGFLRMGLDAIYNITPSGKVYSSKHKLYPISRYGINGVCIDCNGGKIILRIRNSGYDPEDLIESKSLESRVFVSENFREKSMRIMEKTFDVDKMRLNAKKEILERISAGGILHKIR